Part of the Sorghum bicolor cultivar BTx623 chromosome 1, Sorghum_bicolor_NCBIv3, whole genome shotgun sequence genome, TCCAACCatccaaatgcaagcaagtgagCGACGGCACTCATTTACTCCGCGCTATCTGACTGTCCTGAGCCCGGCTACCCGGCTGGGAACACCACAACATGCGATGCATATCGCCGTGCCTGCATCTCGTCACCTCTGGTAGCTGTTGTTAAATATTGTCATGCTTCCAGGTGACGCCAACGCTCAGAACTGAATAATCAACTGTCAGTGCTAACCAACCACTTTAGACTCCTGCTGCCTCAGCGAGTGTTgagttaaaaaaaaacttttcaagattctccgtcacattaaatatgcggcacatgcatggagtactaaatatagacgaaaataaaaactaattgcacagtttatctgtaaaccgcgagatgaatcttttaaacctagttactctatgactagacaatgtttgtcaaataaaaacgaaaatgctacgatcccaaaaaccaaaaagttttcggaactaaacaaggcaaggCAGGAGTCGTTATTGCTTCACTGAAATCACTGTTCATCCTCACATGGTCAAACATGAACGCTGAAGGCTCAACAAGCAACGTACACATGGAAAGAGTGTTGAAGGCACATCAGATCTACATCCAGTACCCAGGGCCGGCTCTCTCTGGACCTCGGGGCCCACGCGAGTTATTCCTTGCGCAGGTTGCATGAAGCGCAGCGATGAGCCGATGAACAGCAATCAGCAGCTAGCACGGCCGGGCATAAACTTGCCTGCGTTTCAGTGAGCAACAGTGCGCTGCGCTAGCATCTCTGAATGATAAATTCGTGTTGGTCTTGTCAAGATCCCCCCACCCCATCCCCTCCCTTGACGGCTTGACCGGGTAGTACGACGTACGAGCACGATACGGCCCTCTGCTCATCTGCGTCCCTCTGAATGATGATGATCGGTGGAGAGTGGAGAGCTGAGAAGAGAATGCATTTGCATGCATGCCAGAGTGCCGTGTCCCTCTGGCGACGGCAGTAAAATCTAGCGCCCGCGCCAATCATGCAGCAGCTGGGCTTTTGCCGCCGACCATGTCCCTCCGGGCCCTTTTTATTGCCGGAGATATAGGTGATGATGGACTGATGGCGGATGCGAGGATCATGGAGCAGATTAGTACGGCGTCGCCTGGATCATGCATGGTCTCTCATGGAGATGGAGTAATAAcagtagcagtagtagtagtccACTACTACAGCTACTAGCTCTCAGGTCATCATGCATGGTGGGGAGAATGAAAGAGATCTCAGTTTTTCAGGCCTCAGGTTAAGGGGTAATCGATTCAACCACAGCCCCAAATGTCGCCCACCCAGCATCGAATCGAACCTCATGCACCGACCAGATCGCTCCCAGAGAGAATCCACTCATACTTCACCGGTTGGAGGTTCAGCAACTTTGGATCATCATCGTACTAGTATAGCAAGCAGTAGCCCTACAGTAGGTCACCTTCACTTGCTTGAGTACCTACCTACCCTACCACGCAATGTCTGTTCATGTTCATGGCGTTAAATAACTGCATGCGCCATCaactctggccttgtttagttccgaaaagtgaaaagttttcggtactgtagcactttcgtttgtttgtgacaaatattatctaatcatggactaactaggatcaaaagattcgtctcgtgatttacagctaaactgtgtaattagtttttgttttcgtctatatttaatgtttcatgcatatgccacaagattcgatgtgacgagaaatcttgaaaactttttggttttcatgaAGCCTCTCTCTACTCGACACAGTTTAACAGTTCAGTGGGTGCAGTACTCCtcccccgagctcgccggcgaTCCCTGATCGATGTCTCGTGACACCGGGCATTATTATCCTGCCTGTACTTCCACATGGcctcttgctcatcaatggagACGAGACGTCGTCGTAAGATCAGGCGACCTGGAGAGGAGATCAAGgcactgtttttttttctggtGAAATTTCGAAGTGGGTCATTGTTAATGCTGCGCAAAAGGACAGCAAATTTGGGACCAGTATTAGGACCCATCAGTATGGTCGTAAAATTGTACTAACAGACAGAGATTTCTTTGATTCACAGGTCGGTGAAACCAGTCCGATCGCCTGAATTGAAGTGAGGGCTGACTGTTGCAGAGATGCAGTAATCAAGAGGCAAAAAAACAATTTGACACGGGGAAGTATACATTTCCGCACTAATCCAAGGCAGTCTAACTCAAGATGAAAATGCTAGGCTATCATCAGGATACAGCCATTTTGCCTTCATCGACTCTGATCTAAGTCTAGAATTTCGAGGCTGACCATTGTGGCAATATGAATGCGTCTTCATTGCTAAACTTTCAAATATATAAAGGCAAAAGGCTTGAATCTAACAGCCTGATCACTTCATCAAAGATATAATAAGAGGGAAAAAAGGGAAAGGAAAGAATATCCCCAATTAAATGGTCACTAGCAAACCAGAGTTTGAAACTAAGCTAGGATTGATACACACGAATATTCACATGGTTAGAATGAACTCTCCTGTTCTGAATTGCCTGCCTTATGGCACCCTGCCACGGAATGCAGATGCTCTTGCTCAGTGCTTGACAGCTCCACGTTTGCGCGGCCTTGGTCGAGTCGAGGATGCACCTGGACCCTTGCGGGTTTTCCTGGATCGAGTTTTCTTTGGCTCATAACCTATAACTTCCAAGTCCTCGCATATCTCTTGCCTCCCTAGAAGAAGCCCAGGAATTATCTCCCTCTGAAAATTTCTCATACCCCTCCCTCTCTTTAGCTTGATCCCACATGCTGGTCCTTCATTATAGGGCGGTGACACATTGATGGATTGGCCGTCATCTTTGATCTCCTCTGAATTCAACACGATTTTCTCGAATGAGTCCAGTGAAGGCTGAGGCTCATCGTTCATGTTCTGAGCTGCTGTCTGATTGCTGCTTCCAAAGCAATGAGCCATGCATTCAGAACTGTGCTGAAAAATGGAAAGAAGGGTTCTAGCTGCAATATCAGCTGTTGTGCCATCATCATCGACCTTATCTTGAAGCATGCTTAACTCCTGAATATTTGATGCTCCATTGTGTGGATGGAAATTATTATCCACAAGATTTCCAGAGATAAAAGATTCCTTGTTAATGGTTCCAGACACTGGCGACTGAACCTTATTGATACCATTAGTTGTTGGGGCTGTGAGAAGCACATGATTGTCATCCTTGTGTGCCAGCATATGATCATTTCCAAGAACCACATGTGTGGCGGAAGTTTCTGCATGCAGGCTATTTTCCGTCGAGAAAGAATGATCGGGGGCTGCTCCTTTACTTACATCATTATTTACAACCTTATCTCTATAATCGCTGATTTCTGATGGCATGTCAGTGCTTTCAGGTGACACATTCAGGTCAAAAAGGAACTTCTGCTGAACTGAGGATTCAGTTACCACATTCCTTGAACTATCTGCAACTGAGTTGGGCGTGATCACTGTGATGGAAGATCGTTTCATTGATCCAATACCAGAACCAGAGACACATTCTTTTTCAGAAGCTTCTCTAGGGTTGTCTGAAAAATTTGCACAGTACGTCGAGGAAGAAGGAAACGAAGTAGAAGGCATAAGAAGGCTTTCTTCTTGAGGAACATTCAGGTCAAATAGTGAATGTCTTGCTTCAGTGTTACTTGTTTTGATAGGGGACTGGCAATCTGGAGTGTCACTAGAACCAACTGAACCTGGAAATGCATATGGTTAGAATAGTCATGAAGCTCTATGTGCAAGCCATCTTGTTGGATTATGATTTAGCTTGCAATGAACGAAGCATGCATCACATACGAGAATAAAGTAAGGAGCATATAACCTGAAAATGTTCCAATAATCTCATTGTGGTCTTGGACATGTCGAATTCATGACATGTCTAATATACCAACTAAAGCTCTAAAGCATGAATGGTCCTACAATGGGAATATACGGATTTGCAGAACTTGGAACTCTCAAATGAATTATTGACATAGAAGTTTATAAATTTTAGTTAGTAGACATAGATCTAGAGGTATATTAGAGCAACAAATATGCCATCCAGGTTCTTGACCTGTCCTAAACTAAACTTTGCATCGAAATAGGCCCAGTAGAGCttgctagcaacaaacttccTTAAAAATGCAGAAAATATTTTAATGCAAACATGGATAGAATTGAGAAGACCACATTGCCGTAACATAGAAGTTTTTCCTTTCTGTGAAAGATTGTAAAATATTTCCCTCTCTCATTAATATACTGATATGCAGATCTCCCGAGAAAAAAACTCATCTAACTAGTCAAATGACATTGATCTCATTCTTCAAAACCCAATTACTGATAGCAGATACATAACAACTTTTAGCTATTTATGTAACTGTCAGATGACAGTGAACAAACAGTGCGGCAATAGCATCCTCTTGGTCAAGCATGCATTAATTGAACACTACAGTTTTTTTCATCAAAGGCTCAAATTATAGACACATATGCATGAGCAATCATAAAAAAGGTCATACAAGATATAGCAAGACGCTTGCATCCAAGTAGTTCTTAAACATGTTAGCACAAGATGCAAATGTTAAACAGAGACTCACCAGCGCTTACACGTGATCTGTTCCAGTCTCTGCACAACTGAGACTCTGCAAGTGAGGTGTTCTCTGGTGAAATGCAGCATGAACCATCCTGTGACTTGCCATTTTGGTTGGCAAGGTTGCCAAGGCCAGAGCGACCAATAGCTTCCATCGCATCACCAGAAATTGATGGCTTCTCCAAGTCAATCAGTTCGTGATAAGCATCAGATTTTCTCCTAACTGAAGTCCTAACATCTGAATTCAGGTCCACAATTTGAGACAATGATTTCCGTTTATTGGAATTGGTGGAAACTTCTTGGGTTTGATTGTGCCTCGAACACAAATTCATCTGGGCACCGAAAAACCTTCTTTAGCAAGATAAATTTAGACTAACTTACATGGGAGAAAAAGATCTAGCTATTCCCCTCACCAGCTTATGCTCATGAGCAGAGCGCAGGCTACTAAGTGCACTGCTAGATTGCTTCCAGAAAGAAGCATAGAACCTGTTCAGATCCTGCATCTGCAAAAAAGATATCACATCACATTCATGTTCGCTGGAAAACCAAAGTAACCTCACAATCCAATTTCACAGACCGAAGCTGTTAACCCTAACGCATCACCTTATATTATAACCATAAACAAGAAACCAACCTTAATTGGACAATTAACCAAATTTCCCTATCTTTTCTGTTGTCCCCGTGAAGAACAACAACCACTTCTTAGCTACCGAAGCAACAGGAAAAGGCTCTAATATACAAGACAAACAGGAAGACCATAAAAAGAGAGGATTATTGCGCATAATAaacaggggggggggggggggggggggaaggaaACCTTTCCGTGGCGATATTTCTTTGTCGCGCCTCCCCTCGTCGAACTCGGTCTCGGATCTTCCCAATTCTTTCGCGGCTGGATACTGGTGCTGCAGGCGGCTGTCCGTAGCGTCAGCCCAGCAGCCCCTGCGGCTTCTTTTTTCTTCCTCCTCCTTTCCTGTTTCTCTCTCGGCTCACATGCCTTTTTTTTTCACCTGCTATGATTTTTACTGATGCAGCATGGGTAGTGGCCGAGATGGGGATGGAGATAGGGATTTGATACCTCTCCTCTCGTTAGTCCAATCTTTCTTGGGCTCTGCTTAGCTGTGACTGCTGGCTGCAGCTGCATATGCATGGAAGGAGCGAGCGAGGTGGGGTTGGggacggagacggagacggagatgTGTCAAGTCTGCCACTTTGTGGTCAAGAATCACAATTCCGGACAAGAAAGTAGGTGTTGTTGGTTGTTACTAGTATTTGGATTGGAAATACGTGTGCGGATATAAATAAATCTTAACTAGCCATGGATAGCCCATGGATAAATCTGGCTCAAATCTGCGTCCCGAAAGTCACTACAGTTCATAATCTTTGTCATCAACTAGTTTTTTTATCTTAATAATTAATATAATTCGTCATCGAGATATTTGTAGTTAGAGTTATTTATTTGCTTCTTTGGATTTGCAGCTTCAACACTGATAGCGATGGCTGATGGGTATGGTCCACTGTAGCAAATACTCCTACTCCTACATGGTACGCGGTACAAAAgaaaagcagcagcagcagaaataATCAAGTGGCTGAGGACAGGACAGGAAAGGCTGGCATAGAGGAATACCGGAATGGTTTTGTACTATCTGAACAAATTTTAGGGGGGCGGGATGCTTGCTTTGCCCAAAAAGCCCCTCGTGTTCCTGACTGAGCTCCCGTTGCTTCACCAAGTAGACGACCTAAGATCCACAGAACCGGGTCCAAcgtccttttttatttttattttaatatatatagcagaaataaactacgaagtGTCACGTACTACTCACATAAAAAGATTTACTGCAGTACATAGAAACCGAGGAACTTTCTATGCTCGAAACGAAGGCTTGACTTCCAAGTTTAATTTCTATCTTAGTCGACCACCGGACCCAGTCCACTCAGAATTTCAGATGGGTTGCATAATCTATACTACTTTTATCTCAAAATAGATGACGTTATAAGATATGATCGGTCAAATTTTCTTAAAAAATATGAATACTATTTATTTTAGGACGAAGGAAGTATCTCAAACTTCACACATTCGCCTAATCACATCGGTCCATCTCTATGGTTAATACCTAGATGATCGGTTATGTATCTATATCTCCTATATAAAATCATTTGGTTCAGAGGTAACCGTTGTTTAGTTGGCTCCTTCTATTTATTACAGTACAAGTTTAAAGAACAGTTCAGGCTGGCCGGTCGTTCCAAGCGGCTGTCGACCTCACAAGGCCACAATTATTCTACCCGCCAAAAAAAAAGGGGCCACAAGTAATCTGCCCATCAGGGCCAGAATCCATACCACgtgcattgttatcttacctggTTAGTGGGTTCGTTTCATCTCTGACAAAAGGTAGGTCAAATGTTGTATCATTGACAGCTACAAAAAGTGTATCATAAAAGAAAAGGGGTGGCTTAAAGGGGCAAGAAAATAATATGTGTGATTGTTGCTCGTATTAGTTTTAGTTTATATTAGACTTTATGCAACACAGTCTAAGATAGTATAAATATAAACGTACTATGTAATGTCTTGGTATATGGTTGTTCTGTAAGCAAATTGTTCCGATAACAtaattgtttttttttacaTTGTGTTGTATATGTAGCT contains:
- the LOC8058748 gene encoding uncharacterized protein LOC8058748; translated protein: MQDLNRFYASFWKQSSSALSSLRSAHEHKLMNLCSRHNQTQEVSTNSNKRKSLSQIVDLNSDVRTSVRRKSDAYHELIDLEKPSISGDAMEAIGRSGLGNLANQNGKSQDGSCCISPENTSLAESQLCRDWNRSRVSAGSVGSSDTPDCQSPIKTSNTEARHSLFDLNVPQEESLLMPSTSFPSSSTYCANFSDNPREASEKECVSGSGIGSMKRSSITVITPNSVADSSRNVVTESSVQQKFLFDLNVSPESTDMPSEISDYRDKVVNNDVSKGAAPDHSFSTENSLHAETSATHVVLGNDHMLAHKDDNHVLLTAPTTNGINKVQSPVSGTINKESFISGNLVDNNFHPHNGASNIQELSMLQDKVDDDGTTADIAARTLLSIFQHSSECMAHCFGSSNQTAAQNMNDEPQPSLDSFEKIVLNSEEIKDDGQSINVSPPYNEGPACGIKLKRGRGMRNFQREIIPGLLLGRQEICEDLEVIGYEPKKTRSRKTRKGPGASSTRPRPRKRGAVKH